The following proteins are encoded in a genomic region of Streptomyces sp. NBC_01723:
- the pheA gene encoding prephenate dehydratase, with protein sequence MPASYAYLGPEGTFTEVALRTLPETATRELVPYVSVQSALDAVRTGEAEAAFVPIENSVEGGITTTLDELVAGQPLMIYREVLLSITFALLVRPGTKLSDVKTVTAHPAAQPQVRNWLKAHLPDVAWESAASNADGARLVQEGRYDAAFAGEFAAARYGLEVLEADIHDAENAQTRFVLVGRPARPAAPTGADKTSVVLWQRDDHPGGLRDLLGEFATRGINLMLLQSRPTGAGIGNYCFCIDAEGHISDRRVADALMGLKRTCLQVRYLGSYPRAEVGVADVDALLPGTSDEAFVAAADWVARCQDGRF encoded by the coding sequence ATGCCAGCCAGTTACGCGTATCTCGGCCCTGAAGGCACCTTCACCGAAGTCGCCCTGCGCACACTTCCGGAGACGGCGACCCGGGAGCTGGTCCCGTACGTTTCGGTCCAGTCCGCGCTCGACGCGGTGCGCACGGGCGAGGCCGAGGCCGCTTTCGTGCCGATCGAGAACTCCGTCGAGGGCGGCATCACCACCACCCTCGACGAGCTGGTCGCCGGCCAGCCGCTGATGATCTACCGCGAGGTGCTGCTGTCCATCACCTTCGCGCTGCTGGTCCGGCCCGGCACCAAGCTGTCGGACGTCAAGACGGTCACCGCCCACCCGGCCGCCCAGCCCCAGGTCCGCAACTGGCTCAAGGCACACCTCCCGGACGTCGCCTGGGAGTCCGCCGCGTCGAACGCGGACGGCGCCCGACTGGTCCAGGAGGGGCGGTACGACGCCGCCTTCGCCGGCGAGTTCGCCGCGGCCCGTTACGGTCTTGAGGTGCTGGAGGCCGACATCCACGACGCGGAGAACGCACAGACGCGCTTCGTGCTGGTGGGCCGTCCGGCCCGGCCCGCGGCCCCGACCGGCGCGGACAAGACATCCGTGGTGCTCTGGCAGCGGGACGACCACCCCGGTGGCCTGCGTGATCTGCTGGGCGAGTTCGCCACCCGGGGCATCAACCTGATGCTGCTCCAGTCCCGGCCCACCGGCGCGGGCATCGGCAACTACTGCTTCTGCATCGACGCGGAGGGGCACATTTCCGACCGCCGGGTCGCCGACGCGCTCATGGGCCTGAAGCGAACCTGCCTCCAGGTGCGCTACCTGGGCTCGTACCCGCGCGCGGAGGTCGGGGTCGCGGACGTGGACGCACTGCTACCGGGCACCTCGGACGAGGCGTTCGTCGCGGCCGCGGACTGGGTGGCGCGCTGCCAGGACGGCCGGTTCTGA